In the genome of Granulibacter bethesdensis CGDNIH1, one region contains:
- a CDS encoding LysR substrate-binding domain-containing protein, translated as MEARQLRHFLTVAETLHFGRAAERLNMTQPPLSQSILALERQLEAALFIRSRRSVALSPFGQQWLPHVRAALASLEALPGIARRLRDGETGRLELSFVSTADYSILPSLVRRYAALYPDVEIVLTEATSDVQIDALLHGRGHAGIVIHPDRSTLPAALAYHPLTREKLIAAVPDNSHDLSPHAIMQSPLIIFPRHSAPAFYDLVTHYHARYGGGAAIAQEAIQMQTIISLVSAGMGIALVPASLRHLARTGVRYVDLEEDAPILETGMIWRRDDTAPILSRLLEVAQDMSEQITSDNQA; from the coding sequence ATGGAGGCCCGACAGCTCCGGCATTTTCTGACGGTTGCGGAAACGCTGCATTTCGGACGGGCGGCCGAGCGGCTGAACATGACACAGCCACCGTTGAGCCAGTCCATTCTGGCACTGGAGCGACAATTGGAAGCGGCGCTTTTCATCCGCTCCCGCCGCAGCGTGGCGTTAAGCCCGTTCGGCCAGCAATGGCTGCCGCATGTCCGCGCCGCGCTGGCCTCGCTGGAAGCACTCCCCGGCATCGCCCGCCGCCTGAGGGACGGGGAAACCGGGCGGTTGGAACTGTCTTTCGTCAGCACGGCCGATTACAGCATCCTGCCATCCCTGGTGCGCCGATATGCAGCGCTGTACCCGGATGTAGAGATCGTCCTCACCGAGGCCACCAGTGACGTCCAGATCGACGCCCTGCTGCATGGGCGCGGTCATGCAGGGATCGTCATCCATCCGGATCGCAGCACATTACCGGCCGCGCTGGCATATCACCCCCTGACGCGGGAAAAACTGATCGCGGCTGTACCGGATAACAGTCACGACCTTTCACCCCATGCCATCATGCAGTCGCCGCTGATCATCTTTCCCCGGCACTCCGCACCGGCTTTCTACGATCTGGTCACGCACTACCACGCCAGATATGGCGGAGGAGCCGCCATCGCTCAGGAGGCGATCCAGATGCAGACGATCATCAGCCTCGTCTCGGCGGGGATGGGGATCGCACTCGTGCCCGCCTCCCTGCGCCACCTTGCCCGGACAGGTGTGCGCTATGTCGATCTGGAGGAGGATGCGCCGATCCTGGAAACCGGCATGATCTGGCGCCGTGATGATACAGCGCCAATCCTGTCCCGTCTGCTGGAAGTCGCGCAGGACATGTCGGAGCAGATTACCAGCGATAACCAAGCGTAG
- a CDS encoding TonB-dependent siderophore receptor produces the protein MGLPGVSAHAQEAGALPQLNVSGQQETALGPVKGFLARKSIAATKTDTPLMQTSQNVTVITRDRLEDLNIRSIAEAMRYTAGVTDVGGRDDPRGFGGTIRGFTPDTYLDGLKLPMASASQTFDLEPYGLERIDVLRGANAALYGSGQLGGIINAVSKQPRLDHTNEVQVQGGSFNRIQGAADLGGRLTNDGSWLWRLNGLMRKSDTFVDNVLNNRIYVAPSVKWSGEKTTVTFLSSYMQIDAGSAAQFLPAIGTVFPSRYGYIRQSLNTGDPNYDVYSKREVSVGYLAEHHVTDRWTLRQNLRFMHEDLNYRTVTTTGLAANQRSITRQAQQQLNMFNTLAVDNQSEVHFATGPVTHDLLTGVNITTQFISTRRGQGTGPSLDLYAPVYRNVTAPAYASTINTNETQIQTGVYVQDQIAWQHWRLTLTGREDFVSDSLTNNKTRSTQNSDPTHFSYRAGLLYAAENGMSPYVTYATSFQPQTGVDRVGNSYVPTTGNQVEVGIKYKPVHRDIMFTVDAFDLTQQNVLTPDPNNVNFSIQTGEIRTRGAEAEATGNLTPTLRMIAALTYQEPLITSSTEKGATGSRPVFVPSHMASLYMEKEFPISERWNFALGSGVRYNGETSGAVPNTFNVPSSVQFDLTARVEMDRWRLQVNATNLADRRIVAGCVRMTSCYYATGRAVFATLGYRW, from the coding sequence ATGGGGTTGCCAGGGGTTTCCGCCCATGCGCAGGAGGCAGGGGCACTGCCGCAGTTGAATGTATCGGGACAGCAGGAAACGGCGTTAGGACCGGTCAAGGGATTCCTGGCCCGGAAAAGTATTGCGGCCACGAAAACCGATACGCCCCTGATGCAGACATCGCAGAATGTCACGGTCATCACCCGTGACAGGCTGGAAGATCTGAACATCCGCAGCATTGCCGAGGCAATGCGTTATACGGCCGGCGTGACGGATGTCGGTGGCCGGGATGATCCGCGCGGTTTCGGCGGCACGATCCGAGGTTTTACACCTGATACCTATCTGGATGGGCTGAAACTGCCGATGGCCAGTGCCTCGCAGACTTTCGATCTGGAACCGTACGGGCTGGAACGGATCGACGTGTTGCGTGGGGCCAATGCGGCCTTGTACGGTTCCGGTCAGCTTGGCGGTATTATCAATGCAGTCAGCAAACAACCGCGCCTCGATCATACCAACGAAGTGCAGGTGCAGGGCGGTTCTTTCAACCGTATTCAGGGGGCTGCCGATCTGGGTGGCCGGCTCACGAACGATGGTTCCTGGCTGTGGCGGCTGAACGGGCTGATGCGTAAATCCGATACATTTGTTGATAATGTGCTGAACAACAGGATCTATGTTGCGCCGTCGGTGAAATGGTCAGGCGAGAAAACGACAGTAACGTTTCTGTCCAGCTATATGCAGATTGATGCCGGATCGGCGGCCCAGTTTCTGCCCGCTATCGGTACGGTGTTTCCAAGTCGCTACGGCTATATCCGGCAAAGTTTGAATACCGGCGATCCGAATTATGATGTCTATTCCAAGCGTGAGGTTTCGGTGGGATATTTGGCCGAGCATCATGTGACGGATCGCTGGACGCTTCGGCAGAATCTTCGTTTCATGCATGAGGATCTGAATTATCGCACGGTGACCACCACCGGCCTTGCCGCCAATCAGCGCAGTATTACCCGGCAGGCGCAGCAGCAGTTGAACATGTTCAACACGCTGGCGGTCGATAATCAGTCCGAAGTTCATTTTGCGACCGGCCCTGTCACGCATGATCTGCTGACGGGTGTGAATATCACGACACAGTTCATCTCCACACGCCGTGGGCAGGGAACGGGACCGTCGCTGGATCTTTATGCTCCCGTCTATCGTAATGTGACGGCTCCGGCCTATGCCTCGACGATCAACACCAACGAGACCCAGATTCAGACCGGTGTTTATGTGCAGGATCAGATCGCCTGGCAGCACTGGCGTCTGACGCTGACAGGGCGTGAGGATTTCGTCTCTGACAGTCTGACCAACAACAAAACCCGCTCCACGCAGAACAGCGACCCGACGCATTTCAGCTATCGCGCCGGATTGCTGTATGCGGCTGAGAATGGCATGTCGCCTTATGTGACCTATGCCACTTCGTTTCAGCCGCAAACGGGGGTGGATCGGGTTGGCAACAGTTATGTGCCGACCACCGGTAATCAGGTCGAGGTTGGCATCAAATACAAGCCGGTGCATCGCGACATCATGTTCACGGTCGATGCATTCGATCTGACCCAGCAGAATGTGCTGACGCCTGATCCGAACAACGTCAATTTCTCGATCCAGACAGGAGAAATCCGTACGCGCGGTGCTGAAGCGGAGGCGACAGGCAATCTGACCCCAACCCTGCGCATGATCGCCGCCCTGACCTATCAGGAGCCGCTGATCACCAGCAGCACCGAAAAAGGAGCGACTGGATCACGCCCCGTTTTCGTGCCGAGCCATATGGCGAGCCTGTATATGGAAAAGGAATTTCCGATTTCTGAACGCTGGAATTTCGCGCTGGGTAGCGGCGTCCGCTATAATGGTGAGACATCGGGGGCTGTGCCGAACACGTTCAATGTTCCGAGTTCGGTGCAGTTCGACCTAACGGCACGGGTGGAAATGGATCGCTGGCGGTTGCAGGTTAATGCAACCAATCTCGCGGATCGCCGTATCGTGGCCGGCTGCGTGCGGATGACGAGCTGCTACTACGCGACGGGCCGGGCCGTGTTCGCTACGCTTGGTTATCGCTGGTAA
- the mnmA gene encoding tRNA 2-thiouridine(34) synthase MnmA gives MRVLVAMSGGVDSSVVAGLLQEAGHEVIGVTLQLYDHGAAAKRKGACCAGQDIYDARRVADRLGFPHYVIDAEERFRNAVMADFADAYAAGETPVPCIRCNQTVKFADLTALMRDLGAERLATGHYVRRIDGPDGAELHRAVDPSRDQSWFLFATTRDQLDVSLFPLGGMESKDDVRAHAERLGLAVARKPDSQDICFVPAGTYADVVARFRPDALEPGQIVDRDGQVVGQHEGVGRYTIGQAKRLGNAAMIGGVRHVVVSLDAGSRRVVVGPAGTAQRRIVLSEVNWLMTPPIAPIACMVKLRARETPHPAMVRVIEGGVEVILETEALPAPGQACVFYDGDRVLGGGFIRKSVSQVIDVPASTAVSAAPNLAV, from the coding sequence ATGCGTGTCCTGGTTGCCATGTCCGGCGGAGTCGACAGCTCCGTCGTCGCCGGATTGTTGCAGGAAGCGGGACACGAGGTGATCGGCGTGACGCTGCAACTCTATGATCACGGAGCGGCAGCGAAGCGGAAGGGAGCCTGCTGCGCCGGGCAGGATATTTACGATGCCAGGCGGGTTGCTGACCGGCTCGGCTTTCCGCATTACGTGATCGATGCGGAAGAACGGTTCCGCAATGCGGTGATGGCTGATTTTGCCGATGCCTATGCCGCAGGGGAAACACCGGTTCCTTGCATCCGCTGCAACCAGACAGTCAAATTTGCCGATCTGACCGCGTTGATGCGTGATCTGGGCGCAGAGCGTCTGGCGACCGGCCATTACGTACGGCGTATCGACGGGCCGGATGGAGCGGAACTGCATCGCGCGGTCGATCCTTCCCGCGACCAGAGCTGGTTTCTGTTCGCCACCACACGGGACCAGCTGGATGTCAGCCTGTTCCCGCTGGGGGGCATGGAAAGCAAGGATGACGTGCGCGCCCATGCCGAGCGGTTGGGGCTGGCTGTGGCACGTAAGCCGGACAGTCAGGATATCTGCTTCGTTCCCGCTGGCACCTATGCCGATGTTGTGGCCCGCTTCCGCCCCGATGCGCTGGAGCCGGGGCAGATCGTGGACCGGGATGGTCAGGTGGTGGGGCAGCATGAAGGTGTGGGACGCTATACGATCGGTCAGGCGAAGCGCCTCGGCAATGCGGCGATGATCGGCGGCGTGCGCCATGTGGTGGTGTCGCTGGATGCCGGCAGCCGCCGCGTGGTAGTGGGGCCTGCCGGCACAGCCCAGCGGCGTATCGTGCTTTCTGAAGTCAACTGGCTGATGACCCCGCCCATTGCCCCCATTGCCTGTATGGTCAAGCTGAGGGCGCGGGAAACGCCGCATCCGGCGATGGTCCGGGTGATCGAGGGCGGTGTCGAGGTCATACTGGAAACCGAAGCCTTGCCTGCGCCTGGACAGGCCTGTGTGTTCTATGATGGGGACCGGGTTCTGGGGGGTGGTTTTATTCGTAAATCTGTCTCGCAGGTGATTGACGTACCGGCCAGTACGGCGGTATCAGCGGCCCCCAACCTGGCGGTGTAG
- a CDS encoding ferredoxin family 2Fe-2S iron-sulfur cluster binding protein, translating to MPKMTFVEQDGTHREVDAPAGLSVLEIAHKHGVDIEGACEGSLACSTCHVIVDPEWFDRLEQPTEDEEDMLDLAFGLQKTSRLGCQLVMTEALDGLVVRLPSGSRNAGG from the coding sequence ATGCCCAAGATGACTTTCGTCGAACAGGATGGCACGCACCGGGAAGTTGATGCCCCCGCCGGTTTGTCCGTGCTGGAGATCGCCCATAAGCATGGCGTGGATATTGAAGGCGCATGCGAAGGATCGCTGGCCTGCTCGACCTGCCATGTGATCGTTGATCCGGAATGGTTCGACCGTCTGGAACAGCCGACCGAGGATGAGGAAGACATGCTTGATCTGGCATTCGGCCTGCAGAAGACTTCCCGCCTCGGCTGCCAGCTGGTGATGACCGAGGCTCTGGACGGGCTGGTCGTGCGCCTGCCATCCGGCAGCCGTAACGCGGGGGGCTGA
- a CDS encoding cysteine desulfurase family protein yields the protein MSLPETPLYFDYQATTPCDPRVVQAMAPLWTEMSANPHSTAHESGQQVAAMVEQARDSVAALIGAEGREIVFTSGATEANNLAIKGAARFALHHAPSSPRRIITVATEHKCVLESVHDLAREGFEPVILPVGADGLLDPQALREALILPALLVSIMTVNNETGVIQDIPTLARLAHERGALFHTDAAQAAGKIPLSVGNGEARVDLMSLSAHKMYGPKGIGALYVRRRPRTRLEPLFSGGGQERGLRSGTLPAPLIVGFGAACAIARQEGEAEAVRIAGLRDRLLSLLREALPGVSVNGSLEQRVAGNLNVAFPADRPEERTAQQLMAALPWLAMSTGSACTSAEVEPSYVLRAMGVSGAQAARSLRLGIGRYTSAADVDRAVAALARVWRDAPSLPLCRDAT from the coding sequence ATGAGTTTGCCAGAGACGCCTCTTTATTTCGATTATCAGGCGACGACACCCTGTGATCCGCGTGTGGTGCAGGCAATGGCGCCCTTATGGACGGAGATGTCCGCCAATCCGCACAGCACTGCTCATGAATCCGGCCAGCAGGTTGCCGCCATGGTAGAGCAGGCCCGGGACAGTGTGGCGGCGCTGATCGGTGCGGAGGGGAGGGAGATCGTGTTCACCTCCGGCGCGACCGAGGCCAATAATCTGGCGATCAAGGGCGCGGCCCGCTTTGCCCTGCATCATGCGCCATCTTCGCCCCGCCGCATCATTACCGTGGCCACCGAGCATAAATGCGTTCTTGAATCCGTGCATGATCTGGCACGGGAAGGGTTTGAGCCGGTGATCCTGCCGGTCGGGGCTGACGGGTTGCTGGACCCGCAAGCGCTGCGGGAGGCCCTGATTTTGCCTGCGCTGCTGGTCAGCATCATGACGGTCAATAATGAGACGGGTGTGATTCAGGATATCCCCACCTTGGCCCGTCTGGCGCATGAGCGGGGTGCCCTGTTTCATACCGATGCGGCGCAGGCGGCCGGGAAAATCCCGCTTTCGGTCGGCAATGGTGAGGCGCGGGTCGATCTGATGTCGCTGAGCGCCCATAAAATGTATGGCCCGAAAGGGATTGGGGCGCTGTATGTGCGCCGACGCCCGCGCACACGGCTGGAGCCGCTTTTCTCCGGCGGCGGTCAGGAGCGCGGCTTGCGCTCCGGCACCTTGCCCGCGCCGCTGATCGTGGGGTTCGGCGCAGCCTGCGCCATTGCCCGTCAGGAAGGGGAGGCCGAAGCTGTGCGCATCGCCGGGCTGAGAGATCGTTTGCTGTCCCTTCTGCGGGAGGCTCTGCCGGGGGTGAGCGTCAATGGCTCCCTCGAACAGCGTGTGGCGGGTAATCTGAACGTGGCTTTTCCTGCTGATAGGCCAGAAGAAAGGACGGCACAGCAGCTCATGGCCGCCCTGCCATGGCTGGCGATGTCCACCGGCTCCGCCTGTACATCCGCGGAGGTTGAGCCGTCCTATGTGCTTCGTGCAATGGGGGTGAGCGGGGCGCAGGCGGCACGAAGCTTGCGCCTTGGCATCGGACGCTATACCTCCGCCGCGGATGTGGATCGCGCGGTTGCCGCGCTGGCACGGGTGTGGCGGGATGCTCCCTCCCTTCCTTTGTGCCGGGACGCCACCTGA
- a CDS encoding cysteine desulfurase family protein: MAALQEVVREPGNPSSLHRAGRRARDRQETARETLAMLYGAGPDEVIFTSGGTEADSLAVHVLGEGRRLLLGATEHPALLSCRPDAELIGVDREGVTDLHDLEARLAQGGQALVCLMLANNETGVIQPVAEVAALCRQYGALLHVDAAQAAGRMAVSMRTLDADSMALSAHKLGGVPGVGALLLRDAAHRDVRPLMKGGGQERGWRGGTPALPAISAFAAAARAAMRTDEQGGAWGRLIEWRDRLEQAATMAGAVVAGGGAKLGRLPNTSCLILPGVAAQRQVMALDLAGIQVSAGSACSSGKVARSHVLAAMGLGQQAGEAIRVSLPWNVTEADVQAFMDAYATMASRLRPEPSSKPFPFSVSHPISAR, encoded by the coding sequence ATGGCGGCATTGCAGGAGGTCGTTCGGGAACCGGGCAATCCATCCTCGCTGCATCGCGCCGGGCGTCGGGCGAGGGACCGGCAGGAAACGGCTCGTGAAACTCTGGCGATGCTCTATGGAGCCGGGCCGGATGAGGTGATTTTCACCTCCGGCGGTACGGAGGCAGACAGTCTTGCCGTGCATGTACTGGGGGAGGGGCGCCGTTTGCTTCTTGGTGCGACGGAGCATCCTGCGTTGCTGTCTTGCCGCCCGGATGCGGAACTGATCGGTGTCGATCGCGAAGGTGTGACCGATCTGCATGATCTGGAAGCACGGCTGGCGCAGGGCGGCCAGGCTCTGGTGTGCCTGATGCTGGCCAATAACGAGACGGGCGTTATCCAGCCGGTGGCGGAGGTTGCCGCGCTCTGCCGCCAGTATGGGGCCCTTCTGCATGTGGATGCGGCGCAGGCGGCTGGCCGGATGGCGGTGTCGATGAGGACGCTGGATGCGGACAGTATGGCTTTGTCCGCCCATAAGCTGGGAGGCGTTCCGGGGGTAGGGGCGCTGCTGCTGCGTGATGCGGCCCATCGGGATGTCAGGCCGCTGATGAAAGGTGGTGGTCAGGAAAGAGGCTGGCGCGGTGGCACTCCGGCCTTACCGGCGATCAGCGCCTTCGCCGCCGCGGCTCGTGCGGCCATGCGGACAGATGAGCAAGGAGGAGCGTGGGGCCGGCTGATTGAATGGAGAGACAGGCTGGAACAGGCAGCCACCATGGCAGGGGCGGTGGTAGCAGGTGGAGGGGCGAAGCTGGGGCGTTTGCCCAACACGTCATGTCTGATCCTGCCCGGTGTGGCGGCGCAGCGTCAGGTGATGGCGCTTGATCTGGCCGGTATTCAGGTTTCAGCCGGATCGGCATGCAGTTCCGGCAAGGTAGCGCGCAGCCATGTGCTGGCGGCGATGGGGCTTGGGCAGCAGGCGGGGGAGGCAATCCGTGTCTCGCTGCCATGGAATGTGACAGAGGCGGATGTGCAAGCCTTTATGGATGCCTATGCCACCATGGCCTCCCGGTTGAGGCCAGAACCGTCTTCCAAGCCCTTTCCTTTCTCTGTGTCTCATCCCATATCGGCCCGGTGA
- a CDS encoding alpha/beta hydrolase → MPEVMFAGPDGRLEGRYHHCKEAGAPLALILHPHPLHGGTMNNRITYTMYQSFQRLGFSVMRFNFRGVGRSQGRYDGGIGEIGDAAGALDWMQSVNPNHGGLWIAGYSFGAFIGMQLLMRRPEISGWVSVAPPANHYDFGFLAPCPCGGLMLHGDADELVPEPAVRKLVDKLNTQKNVEVDYRVFKGADHVFASHAEKVSEAVEDYVGRSIGARPMALAAD, encoded by the coding sequence ATGCCTGAGGTGATGTTTGCCGGCCCCGACGGCCGGCTCGAAGGTCGTTACCACCACTGTAAGGAAGCGGGTGCGCCGCTCGCTCTGATACTTCATCCTCACCCGCTGCACGGGGGGACGATGAATAACCGTATCACCTATACCATGTACCAGTCGTTTCAGCGGCTGGGCTTTTCCGTAATGCGTTTTAATTTCCGCGGTGTCGGTCGCAGCCAGGGCCGTTATGATGGCGGGATTGGTGAAATCGGTGATGCCGCCGGGGCACTGGACTGGATGCAGTCCGTCAACCCCAACCATGGCGGTCTTTGGATTGCCGGATATTCCTTCGGTGCCTTCATCGGCATGCAGTTGCTGATGCGCCGCCCGGAAATCTCAGGATGGGTCAGTGTCGCGCCGCCGGCCAATCATTATGATTTCGGCTTCCTCGCCCCCTGCCCCTGCGGCGGTCTGATGCTGCATGGCGATGCGGACGAGCTGGTGCCGGAACCCGCAGTGCGCAAGCTGGTGGACAAGCTGAACACCCAGAAAAATGTCGAGGTCGATTACCGCGTGTTCAAGGGTGCGGATCACGTCTTCGCTTCCCATGCCGAAAAAGTCTCCGAAGCGGTCGAGGACTATGTCGGTCGCTCGATCGGTGCTCGACCGATGGCGCTGGCGGCTGACTGA
- a CDS encoding anhydro-N-acetylmuramic acid kinase gives MAADATQPQNMSPPLRAIGLMSGTSLDGVDAAVIETDGVSITGYGPAVTVSYDPGLRADLRRLLDSAPGLVKGAYDPFLHDVERRLTERHADAVKALGVRANLLGFHGQTILHRPQEGWTWQIGDAALLARLTGIDVVHDFRSADMQAGGQGAPLVPLFHRALAEGLPEAAWHGADYIAVLNIGGVSNVTLIGRDGTISASDTGPGNGPLDDWATLHTGQECDRDGALARSGRVDQAVLARLLAAPFFRLPPPKSLDRLDFSHSLTESGVHDLSAGDGAATLTAFTAASIAALRWPGREPGGWIIVGGGRRNPAIMEALQGRLAVPVYPGEAFGWDGDALEAQCFGYLAVRSVRGLPLSEPATTGVKTPISGGRLVRCSPVRPV, from the coding sequence ATGGCCGCTGATGCAACGCAGCCGCAGAATATGTCTCCTCCTCTCCGCGCCATCGGCTTGATGAGTGGGACGTCTCTCGACGGGGTCGATGCGGCGGTGATCGAGACGGATGGTGTGAGCATCACCGGCTATGGTCCCGCAGTGACCGTTTCTTATGATCCTGGGTTACGGGCTGATCTACGGCGTTTGCTGGATAGTGCGCCGGGTCTTGTGAAGGGGGCGTATGATCCTTTCCTGCATGATGTCGAGCGCCGCCTGACGGAACGCCATGCCGATGCCGTGAAGGCGCTGGGGGTGCGCGCAAATCTGCTCGGGTTTCATGGTCAGACTATATTGCACCGTCCGCAGGAGGGTTGGACCTGGCAGATTGGCGATGCCGCCTTGCTGGCCCGGCTGACCGGGATTGATGTGGTCCATGATTTCCGCTCGGCCGATATGCAGGCAGGCGGGCAAGGTGCGCCGCTGGTGCCGCTGTTTCATCGTGCGCTGGCAGAGGGCCTGCCGGAGGCGGCATGGCATGGGGCGGATTATATCGCGGTCCTGAATATCGGTGGCGTGAGCAATGTCACCTTGATCGGGCGGGATGGCACGATCTCGGCCTCCGATACCGGGCCGGGTAATGGCCCGCTGGATGATTGGGCCACCCTTCATACCGGGCAGGAATGTGACCGTGACGGAGCCTTGGCGCGGTCGGGGCGCGTGGATCAGGCCGTGCTGGCGCGGCTGCTGGCGGCTCCGTTTTTCCGCCTGCCTCCACCGAAATCACTGGATCGGCTGGATTTCTCGCACAGCCTGACGGAAAGCGGGGTGCATGATCTTTCCGCCGGAGATGGCGCGGCAACGCTGACGGCCTTTACCGCGGCCTCCATTGCGGCCCTGCGCTGGCCGGGCCGGGAGCCGGGCGGCTGGATCATCGTGGGGGGCGGGCGTCGCAATCCGGCGATCATGGAGGCCCTGCAGGGGCGGCTCGCTGTGCCGGTCTATCCAGGGGAGGCGTTCGGATGGGATGGGGATGCGCTGGAAGCGCAGTGCTTCGGCTATCTGGCGGTCAGAAGCGTTCGGGGATTGCCGTTGAGTGAACCGGCGACAACCGGTGTGAAAACGCCGATCAGCGGAGGCAGATTGGTCAGGTGTTCCCCAGTCAGACCAGTCTGA
- the tyrS gene encoding tyrosine--tRNA ligase: MSRSAFLREAEARGFLFQCTDQEALDNALSNGTVSAYTGFDCTADSLHVGHMMQIMLLRLLQRHGHRPVVLLGGGTTRIGDPSFREEARQLLTDAQIAANMDGIRANIEPFLTFGTGPTDATLVNNADWLDTLGYIEILREVGVHFSINRMLSFDSVRTRLEREQGLTFLEFNYSILQSYDFRELNRRLGVTLQFGGSDQWSNIISGVDLVRRTDGKQVFGFTAPLVTTASGAKMGKTAKGAVWLTAEKLSPYDYWQFWRNTEDADVGRFLRLFTELPLDEIGRLAALQGAEINEAKKILATEATGILHGRESAEAAAETARRAFEQGEAADTLPSVAIAASELAEGLPILRALTVAGLAQSNGEARRLIRGGGARVNNEAVTDEMLKLSPADLQDGAIKLSAGRKQHRLLKPV; the protein is encoded by the coding sequence ATGTCACGCAGCGCATTTCTTCGCGAGGCCGAGGCCCGCGGTTTCCTGTTCCAGTGCACCGATCAGGAGGCTCTGGACAACGCCCTCAGCAACGGCACAGTCAGCGCCTATACAGGCTTCGACTGCACCGCCGACAGTCTGCATGTCGGGCATATGATGCAGATCATGCTGCTGCGCCTGTTGCAGCGGCACGGGCATCGGCCCGTCGTTCTGCTGGGCGGCGGCACCACACGGATCGGCGATCCTTCCTTCCGCGAGGAAGCCCGTCAGCTTCTGACCGATGCCCAGATTGCCGCGAATATGGATGGCATCCGCGCCAATATCGAGCCGTTCCTGACTTTCGGCACCGGCCCTACCGATGCCACGCTGGTGAACAATGCCGACTGGCTGGACACGCTCGGCTATATCGAGATCCTGCGGGAGGTGGGTGTTCATTTCAGCATCAATCGCATGCTGTCCTTCGACAGTGTCCGCACCCGGCTGGAGCGCGAACAAGGGCTGACCTTTCTGGAGTTCAACTACTCCATCCTGCAAAGCTATGATTTCAGGGAGCTGAACCGTCGCCTTGGTGTGACGCTGCAATTCGGTGGCTCCGATCAGTGGAGCAACATCATCTCCGGCGTCGATCTGGTCCGACGCACGGATGGAAAGCAGGTTTTCGGCTTTACCGCGCCGCTGGTCACCACCGCATCAGGGGCGAAAATGGGCAAGACGGCGAAGGGTGCGGTCTGGCTGACGGCGGAAAAGCTCAGCCCGTATGATTACTGGCAGTTCTGGCGCAATACGGAAGATGCCGATGTCGGCCGCTTCCTGCGCCTGTTCACCGAACTGCCGCTGGACGAGATCGGCCGCCTCGCCGCCCTGCAAGGTGCGGAGATCAACGAGGCCAAGAAAATCCTCGCCACGGAAGCAACCGGGATCCTGCATGGCCGGGAGTCGGCAGAGGCCGCCGCGGAAACCGCCCGCCGCGCCTTTGAGCAGGGCGAAGCCGCCGACACGCTGCCGAGTGTCGCCATTGCAGCCTCCGAGCTGGCGGAGGGGCTGCCGATCCTCCGCGCCCTGACGGTTGCAGGTCTGGCGCAATCCAATGGTGAGGCCCGCCGCCTGATCCGGGGTGGTGGCGCGCGCGTGAATAATGAGGCCGTCACGGATGAAATGCTGAAACTCTCCCCCGCCGATCTTCAGGATGGGGCCATCAAGCTTTCGGCCGGGCGCAAACAGCATCGTCTGCTGAAGCCGGTCTGA